One segment of Mugil cephalus isolate CIBA_MC_2020 chromosome 14, CIBA_Mcephalus_1.1, whole genome shotgun sequence DNA contains the following:
- the psmb4 gene encoding proteasome subunit beta type-4, producing the protein MEASGLKLSFWENGPKPGQFYSFSGGSSSSGPVPSCGPVRHTLNPMVTGTSVLGVKFSGGVVIAADMLGSYGSLARFRNISRLMKVNNNTILGASGDYADYQYLKQVIEQMVIDEELLGDGHSYSPKAVHSWLTRVMYNRRSKMNPLWNTVVIGGFYNGERFPGYVDKLGGYRSHMASSAVKVFKRCGCFLQPLMREVLEKKAEITKQEARDLVERCLKVLYYRDARSYNRHEIAIVTEDGVEIVGPLSSETNWDIAHMVSGFE; encoded by the exons ATGGAGGCGAGTGGTTTGAAGCTGAGTTTCTGGGAGAACGGACCGAAGCCGGGCCAGTTTTACTCTTTCtccggcggcagcagcagcagcgggccGGTCCCGTCATGCGGACCCGtcagacacacact tAACCCCATGGTCACCGGGACGTCGGTGCTCGGGGTGAAGTTCAGCGGGGGGGTCGTCATAGCGGCCGACATGTTGGGCTCCTACGGCTCCCTGGCTCGGTTCAGGAACATCTCCCGTCTCATGAAG GTGAACAACAACACCATCCTGGGAGCGTCAGGAGACTACGCCGACTACCAGTACCTCAAACAGGTCATCGAACAGATGGT GATCGACGAGGAGCTGCTGGGCGATGGACACAGCTACAGCCCGAAGGCCGTCCACTCCTGGCTGACCAGAGTCATGTACAACCGACGCAGCAAGATGAACCCTCTGTGGAACACCGTGGTGATCGGAGGCTTCTACAACGGGGAGAGGT TTCCTGGTTACGTGGACAAGCTGGGTGGCTATAGGTCCCACATGGCCAGCTCGGC TGTGAAGGTGTTTAAACGGTGCGGTTGTTTTTTACAGCCACTGATGAGGGAGGTGCTGGAGAAAAAAGCTGAGATCACCAAGCAGGAGGCTCGAGATCTGGTGGAGCGCTGCCTCAAAGTGTTGTACTACAGAGATGCTCGCTCCTACAACAGG CACGAGATCGCCATCGTCACGGAGGACGGCGTGGAGATCGTGGGTCCTCTGTCGTCAGAAACCAACTGGGACATCGCCCACATGGTCAG cGGCTTTGAATGA
- the LOC125020548 gene encoding bcl-2/adenovirus E1B 19 kDa-interacting protein 2-like protein, with protein MASRPDERQEDETQRSPSPEEEEIQTSSSSTTVATAPNAPEDRTGEEEEESAADKEEEEQEEEEQEEEEQEEQEEQEEEGVESEQKLSTPSRDRPAPPTSLALSAPRPTKKKVLAAPALSLSLGRSESGVSDDFPSGFLSPSPEDGEDTGLDFDLDAMETPSDSESLPFPIYDLEDDLQRLGVASRPHRAFRDRRGSGSLAWAGPQARVGAESHVRAGTLEQEDQVDNQGIRWRCFSTGDPPQETRVNMSVLEPFLRVLSHGGYYGDGMNDIIVFSSCYLPENSLDNYQYVMDNLFRYVVGTVELMVAEDYVMVYLCAGGQKDRLPGISWLKECYTTIDRRLRKNLKGFYVVHPTWYVKALITIIKPFISSKFSRKLRFIDSLQELSQFIPTEHVQIPDCVREYDQELSR; from the exons atggcGTCCAGACCAGACGAGAGACAAGAGGACGAGACCCAGAG GTCTCCTTcaccagaggaagaggagatccAGACGTCCAGTAGCTCCACTACAGTCGCTACAGCTCCCAACGCACCTGAGGACCGAACAG gtgaagaggaggaagagtcgGCTgcagacaaggaggaggaggagcaggaggaggaggagcaggaggaggaggagcaggaggagcaggaggagcaggaggaggaag GAGTCGAGTCTGAGCAGAAACTATCGACACCGAGCAGAGACAGACCAG ctcctcccactAGTTTGGCCTTATCAGCACCACGACCAACGAAGAAGAAAGTCCTGGCGGCGCCGGCTCTCAGCCTCTCACTAG GTCGCAGTGAGTCCGGTGTCTCTGATGACTTCCCCTCGGGGTTCCTGTCCCCCTCACCTGAGGACGGCGAGGACACGGGGCTGGACTTTGACCTGGACGCCATGGAGACGCCTTCAGACAGCGAGTCTTTGCCCTTCCCCATCTACGACCTGGAGGACGACCTGCAGCGTCTCGGCGTGGCGTCCCGTCCTCACAGAGCCTTCAGGGACCGACGCGGCTCAGGCTCCTTAGCATGGGCGGGGCCACAGGCGAGGGTGGGGGCGGAGTCACACGTGAGGGCGGGGACCCTGGAGCAGGAGGACCAGGTGGACAACCAAGGCATCAGGTGGCGCTGTTTCTCCACAGGTGACCCCCCACAGGAGACCAGGGTCAACATGAGCGTCCTGGAGCCCTTCCTCAGGGTGTTGTCCCATGGAG GTTACTATGGAGACGGAATGAATGACATCATCGTGTTCTCCTCCTGTTACCTGCCAGAGAACAGTCTGGACAATTACCAGTACGTCATGGACAACCTGTTCAG gtATGTGGTGGGGACGGTGGAGCTGATGGTGGCTGAGGACTATGTGATGGTGTATCTCTGTGCTGGGGGACAGAAGGACAGACTCCCGGGGATCAGCTGGCTCAAAGAGTGCTACACCACCATCGACCGCAG GCTGAGGAAGAACCTGAAGGGGTTCTACGTGGTCCACCCCACCTGGTACGTGAAGGCTCTGATCACCATCATCAAACCCTTCATCAG ctcTAAGTTCAGCAGGAAGCTCCGGTTCATCGACAGCCTCCAGGAACTTTCTCAGTTCATCCccactgagcatgtgcagatCCCAGACTGCGTCAGAGA GTATGACCAGGAGCTGTCCAGGTGA
- the cdc42se1 gene encoding CDC42 small effector protein 1 — protein MSDFWHKMGCCVVAKPPPKKRRRRRIDRSMIGEPTNFIHLTHIGSGEMTEDLQPSGCVQEQMRSKGPNLNGRNSLL, from the exons ATGAGCGACTTCTGGCACAAGATGGGCTGCTGCGTGGTGGCCAAACCCCCACCG aagaagaggaggaggaggaggatcgaTCGCAGCATGATCGGGGAACCCACTAACTTCATCCACCTCACACACATCGGCTCTGGAGAAATGACCGAGGATCTGCAGCcg tcgGGCTGCGTTCAGGAGCAGATGAGATCGAAAGGACCAAATCTGAACGGCAGGAACAGCCTCTTATAG
- the mllt11 gene encoding protein AF1q, with the protein MMEKSSSQYDSFLFWRQPIPALDLSELEDLGWTEVQSTNSSKVKDEMSQLWSHDDQAEMSEFSSFNYWRAPIADVDALLADLNLLL; encoded by the exons ATGATGGAGAAGTCCAGCAGCCAGTACGACTCCTTCCTGTTCTGGAGGCAGCCTATCCCGGCCCTGGACCTGTCCGAGCTGGAGGACCTGGGCTGGACCGAGGTCCAGTCCACCAATAGCAGCAAAGTAAAAGACGAGATGTCCCAGCTGTGGAGTCATGACGACCAG gCTGAAATGTCTGAGTTTTCCTCCTTTAACTACTGGAGAGCTCCCATTGCTGATGTGGACGCTCTGCTGGCCGACCTCAACCTGCTGCTCTGA
- the gabpb2a gene encoding GA-binding protein subunit beta-2a, producing the protein MLILGQMSLVDLGKRLLEAARKGQDDEVRNLMANGAPFTTDWLGTSPLHLAAQHGHYSTADVLLRAGVSRDARTKVDRTPLHMAAAEGHAVIVELLVRGGADINAKDMLKMTALHWAAQHGHHSVAETLIKHGADVHALSKFDKTPFDIAVDIQNTELMLLLQEGMQNQVNMNQVSMNVETSSSTNQPQFIIQGIPAIQGGVVNLAELLNKANAGDSEEAMAASALDSNIQHAAVVNEGGQRVITIVTDQHGNLQTTGGMSQPFFVTMQHGQQMLAVPANTVTEEVVTEEPQPPPSRKRKLETTNNHNDTGETELLQRQLQEANRKAQEYRQQLLRKEQEAEEYRIKLEAMSQSQANSTNANMAAAAAANMAASPEEVVGGEEDEEEGGAGVVEEEGEMVVLQEGGIIMEGEEGQVTLVETGGEATEVSS; encoded by the exons ATGTTGATCCTGGGTCAGATGTCGCTGGTGGACCTGGGGAAGCGTCTGCTGGAGGCGGCGAGGAAGGGTCAGGACGACGAGGTCCGGAACCTGATGGCCAACGGGGCGCCGTTCACCACCGACTGG CTGGGCACGTCCCCGCTCCACCTGGCTGCTCAGCACGGCCATTACTCCACCGCCGACGTCCTGCTGAGAGCCGGCGTCAGCAGGGACGCCCGCACCAAGGTGGACCGGACCCCCCTGCACATGGCGGCCGCCGAGGGCCACGCTGTGATCGTGGAGCTGCTGGTCCGG GGCGGAGCCGACATCAATGCCAAGGACATGCTGAAGATGACGGCGCTGCACTGGGCGGCGCAGCACGGCCACCACAGCGTGGCAGAGACCCTCATCAAACACGGCGCCGACGTGCACGCGCTCAGTAAGTTTGACAAGACACCGTTCGACATCGCCGTCGACATCCAGAACACggagctgatgctgctgctgcag GAGGGGATGCAGAACCAGGTGAACATGAACCAGGTGAGTATGAACGTGGAGACGAGCAGCAGCACCAACCAACCACAGTTCATCATCCAGGGGATACCTGCCATCCAGGGGGGCGTGGTCAACCTGGCCGAGCTGCTCAACAAGGCCAACGCAG GAGATTCAGAGGAGGCGATGGCTGCCAGTGCCCTGGACTCCAACATCCAGCATGCAGCTGTGGTCAACGAGGGGGGTCAGAGGGTCATCACCATAGTAACAGATCAGCATGGCAACCTGCAGACGACCGGGGGGATGTCTCAGCCGTTCTTCGTCACCATGCAGCACGGACAGCAGA TGCTGGCGGTACCGGCCAACACGGTGACGGAGGAGGTGGTGACAGAGGAGCCTCAGCCTCCACCCTCCAGGAAGAGGAAGCTGGAaaccaccaacaaccacaacgaCACCGGAGAGACG gagCTGTTACAGAGGCAGCTGCAGGAGGCCAACAGGAAGGCCCAGGAATATCGCCAGCAGCTCCTGCGTAAGGAGCAGGAGGCGGAGGAGTACCGCATCAAACTGGAGGCCATGTCCCAGAGCCAGGCCAACAGCACCAACGCCAACatggccgccgccgccgccgccaacATGGCCGCCAGCCCcgaggaggtggtgggaggggaggaggacgaggaggaggggggtgcgggggtggtggaggaggagggggagatggTGGTGCTGCAGGAGGGAGGCATCAtcatggagggggaggaggggcagGTGACGCTGGTGGAGACGGGGGGAGAGGCCACGGAGGTGAGCTCCTaa
- the anp32e gene encoding acidic leucine-rich nuclear phosphoprotein 32 family member E, which translates to MDMKKRITLEVRNRSPAEIVELVVDNSRSADGEVEGLTDEFKELEFLSLVNVGLNSLSKLPSLPKLRKLELSDNNLSGSLETLSEKCPNLTYLNLSGNKIKELSTVEALQHLKSLQSLDLFNCEITSLEDYRDSVFELLPQVTYLDGFDQEDNEAPDSEDEDEDGAGPTSEYDEEDEDEDGSEGGQGGRGFQVNRPDQDEEDYAEDEEEDTAIAIAAAVHGHKRKRDEDDEGEEDEDDEDD; encoded by the exons ATGGACATGAAGAAGAGGATCACGTTAGAAGTACGGAACCGGAGCCCGGCGGAG ATCGTGGAGCTGGTGGTGGATAACAGTCGCTCTGCTGATGGGGAGGTGGAGGGTCTGACTGACGAGTTCAAAGAGCTGGAGTTCCTCAGTCTGGTCAACGTGGGTCTGAACTCTCTGTCCAAGCTGCCTTCACTGCCCAAACTACGCAAG TTGGAGCTGAGTGACAACAACTTGTCTGGTTCCCTGGAGACGCTGTCGGAGAAATGTCCCAACCTCACATACCTAAACCTGAGTGGGAACAAGATCAAGGAGCTGAGCACGGTGGAGGCGCTG CAACACCTGAAGAGCCTGCAGAGTCTGGACCTGTTCAACTGTGAGATCACGTCTCTGGAGGACTACAGGGACAGCGTCTTCGAGCTGCTGCCTCAGGTCACCTACCTGGACGGCTTCGACCAGGAGGACAACGAGGCGCCGGACTCCGAGGACGAGG ACGAGGACGGGGCGGGGCCAACCAGCGAGTATGAtgaagaggacgaggacgaggacgggtcagagggaggacagggagggcGGGGCTTCCAGGTGAACCGGCCCGACCAG GACGAGGAAGACTACGCTGAGGACGAGGAAG aggaCACCGCCATCGCCATCGCGGCCGCCGTCCACGGAcacaagaggaagagagacgAGGACGATGAAGGcgaggaagatgaggatgacGAAGACGACTAG